From the genome of Periplaneta americana isolate PAMFEO1 chromosome 17, P.americana_PAMFEO1_priV1, whole genome shotgun sequence:
cgccatcggtccctatcctgtacaagattaatccagtctctatcatcatatctcatctccctcaaatccattttaatattatcctcccagctacgtctcggcctccttaaaggtctttttccctctggcctcccaactaacactctatatgcatttctggattcgcccatatgtgctacatgccttgcccatctcaaacatctggatttaatgttcctaactatgtcaggtgaaaaatacaatgtatgcagttctgtgttgtgtaactttctccattctcctgtaacttcaccccttttagctccaaatattttcctaagaaccttattctcaaccatccttaatctctgttcctctctcaaagtgagagtattgATAATGTACACTAATGTGCAAAAGTCTTAGGCAGGAATTCTGAACCTAGAGCCTTGCACTGTACATTTTCGGAGCAGTCTAATAtcctcttttacattttgctctTAAAGTAGAAGGGGTCTAATAAGCGAATAAATACGGTATTGTGCATGACCTCCATACTGCTTAACAGTCTTGTGAATGAGGTTCAGAATGTGGTTACAAAGGAGCTCAACAACATTCAAAAGGACATTTCtgatatacattaaaaaaaattggaacttACGTTAAGTCTGAAAGAGGAGTAAttcgaaaattaaaaataaatttcattggtGTCTCACCTTATTGATagccaattttacaatttttgtttaataatgtttcaaatattgtttttcttaaaataatagttATATCCTATTGCACTTATTTTTTAGCcaatgagaaattaaaaattcttctgTTTTTAACGGAATATGATTTGagatttgtatttgaattttaatacataattcgAACATACCTTGAATTGCATATGGGAAATATCGTTGTGTAATGCGAACAACAAATTTGACTAGATTACTACATGCTTTGAGGTAATTCTGAAGTGCTGGTGATGGGAATGGTACTTTTAAAAGAGGAGCGAGATATGCATAAACAGTTGCATCCAACGATGTAGGATGAGATCCAAAAAAGAAATCTTGTTCTCCAAGACGTACTGAGAGAGTAGTTAGGCATTTTTCTGCTTCGCCATACACCTGTAACAATCGTACAATTGCTACATAACAAAAGATATAAttatgtgtgttgtgtgtgttgtTAATCAACTTTTCTTCTGAAGTAAGCATAAAAGATCATACATACATCTGTGTACCTCTATATATCCTTATACACTTTtaataagatttattaaatctacatacttagacttcaacaaacaaaatttgataacacaatctcaagggaaaaaatggaactctctgcatcataatccacagttgattcccgatttaccacgcaaatcatctgtagctgcatttagattggcaacagaccataACTGTTTGGCCacacatctgcatagaattggaatatatcggtcccctaactgcccattgtgcaactcaaatcaagaaatggattcagaacacttcaaaatctgtgcgtcagtggtgaccatgacaatatctttgaaaaatattgtcaaacccctggcattagaaACAACAACTTTTAATAAGAAACTAATCTGTTTCACATTTGTACTAAATTAAAGCACTTAATGATACAAAACAAAGTAGTAATTTGCAAAGGCAAACCACCATGCTGAATTTATACAAAACTATATATCCATTTTTCTGAGAGTTAAGTTCTTAGGTGTATTACAAAatagtttagaaaaaaaaatatataagtatgtagatgtgtatatttataatgtctattatctttattttgctttaaataggcctatagctcAATTCCTtacaaaaacaattttgtgaTAAGCTGATTCTTTCATCTTGTTCTAGATAACTTATTGTATTACACCTGAGATTTCATTCATAATAAAATATGCGAAGACCATATTTATATTCCTGTATACTCTTTATTATTCTACACCCAGGCCATTGTAACTTTGCACTTGATAGTTATTATTTGAGTTGACAACCCTTCCTATGAAAAAGTTGAACCCATGCAGTAGTCTTCTGAACCAATCAGAACACAGCATTTTCTATCAGCTGCTCCTGCTGCTATGTGAAGCACTGCTGTGTTGCCATTTTGCTGCTTGCTGTGTCATATGGTGTTACTACCACGTATGTAATTTGTGTTTTAGtgttataaagttataaataatttgtagcaCTGCTATGAAATGTCACAAAAAAGACGTGGTTCAGAAAATAACTAGCACAGTGAGAATCCTTTGTGTAAATACTTAGGTACTAGAATTAGTGCGAAGGAATCGTAAATTTTATAGGGAGAAGAAGGACTTTGTCCATGTAGGCTAAATAAGTGTCCCTCCTTTTCTGCAGATAATGTACGACAGTGTATAGCAGAAACGTTAGGCTTTTCTAAgaggacaataataaagaacagagTTACATAATAATTACTATTTGAATTAACGGAGCACAATAGCAAACTCAAACTCCGCCTAAGTTATGTCAGCTATTGTGTAGTGGTCATTGTGGTAATGTCGCATCTCTAACTACCAGCATTACGCAAAGCTGACAGGTACAAGATTATTACAGTGTAAGATCATATACTCACATAAGATTCAATAGTTAATGGATCATCATCTTGATCATATAAGGCTTCCAGATGCGTCTTTGCTTCCCGTTCATACCTTCCAGGGTAATAGTAGTTGTAAGGCAGGGGAAGTGCCTTTGCATACCATGGTCTGATTAATTCtacataattttttgtatctACCCACCTGTAATAGAAATTCatagtttatgtaaataaattcaaatttatagTTCAGTATAggaaaatacatattatgtaatttaatatgtaACTTAGCAACATCAGAGACGATGTAACTGTGGTTATTTCATTTGTGTAGCACCAGTAGTCATTTTTCTCTTAATGAGAAATTAACTGAAATATACAACTATCCATTAAACACTTCCATATCATTGTGCCAAAGCCATCTACATAGAAAGCCAGAGCCTTAGGTCGGCAACGCTGTAAATAACTGTCAAGCAGATGCCTACATTACCAAAGCATGTTGTTGTTTTTAatgtcgattttcaatgtaaatgaaTTTTATAAGATAAGTGTGTGTTGATGAAATCACAGTATTCACGGTCATACCAAACATTAATTGTTTAtgtacttacttaatggcttttaagaaacctggaggttcactgctgcccgccatagcaagaccaatccagtctctatcatcatatcccacctccctcaaatccattttaatattatcctcccatctacgtctcggcctccccaaaggtctttttccctccagcctcccaactaacactctatatgcatttctggattcgcccatatgtgctacatgccctacccatctcaaacgtctggatttaatgttcctaattatgtctgtgaagaatacaatgcatgcagttctgttttgtgtaactttctccattctcctgtaaagtatttcaatatgaaataagTTGATTCCTTCACTCTGTCATGTAATGTCTTTAATAATTCAAAGATGTAAAAACAACTAAGTAATATCACTACTATTGGTGTAGTGAGCAAAATTCATGATTCGAAGCTGCGTTCATGGAGAATCTCAGActcatctcgctaccatcaattccaccaatgttaaataaatgtaacatGCTAATATAATGCAACATGGAAACACTCACCATACATACTGAAGTGCAAGGTATAGTTGCGCCTTGAGCAGCTGTGTATAAGCAACTACCTCAGCACACTGTTTAGGAGTGAGTCCAAAGTCTGCGCTGAAATtctaaaacaatattaattaataaaagcaTGTTTGATTTAATGTTTTCCAATTCAGGTTTtgaaatttacataataataGATTTATCTTGCTTTCTCTTACTAGGTACCAAATTAAGCATAATTTTAGGAAACACAAGACACTTTGACGAAACAGGGAAAAAAATATCTTGGTAGCCTATCTTTAACAGCATGGTCACATGTAAAATTACTTTACAAGCAAAATAAGTTTTCCAAATTTCCATGTTTGTGttcagtcaacagtccgaagactggaaCCTttttgacaccaataaggcatcactccaTATTCTACTACATAGGCcctaaattacaaaaaaattaaacactacaatacaaacattaaaattatgaaaaggaAAACTCTtcttatattaggcctacctttTTTCTTAGATATGCTGCTATTTCTGGGAAACTACTTAAAACTTGTTTACCATGTTTGAATACTGGTAATCTTCCATTTGGTGTCCAAAATGGATTATTGGTCACACAGGTCTGTAAAGGTACACCCGAGAACTTTGCATATGCCTGCAACAAAACTCAATTTATTAGTGACAAGTTCGTAATTGAAAACAGGTAATTCTCCACAAAAGCTAGGCTATACGCTGAAGGAAGCAAAACGATTTTTTTACTTCACTGGCTTctgtaagatgtaggcctatatagtgatGCACAATACTTTCAACATACAAATCATTTGAtacttgttgtttagtaaactgtccgaagacagatcttaatctcaagtgataccaacaaggcaccacttacgaggcaactaggccaggagataatggggtagggtggccagttcctttccccctgttTGATACTTATCTGTatattttaacgctttgttaTAGGTCCCTTCCTCCTCCCTTGTTACCAATATAATACTAGAGTGTATTACTTCTTCGGTAAGCACCTACGTACAGGGTCCGCTAAAGTTTACCATTGCTTCATACTTTTCTTGTGTTTAATGCATAAATATGTATGTTAGTTAAAATATGGACCCGACGCTGCAAGGCACAAGggatagatgaagaagaagaaattaaaatatgaatattcatTCATGTGCTAAGAGACATGTGTAATTAGCCTATAGTTTGTAGAGTATGATTCTTCCGCTCACCCCACCCAGTGTATttacattgtaaatattaatgataatacgAGAATACGGTTCCTCACTGAATATTCTCATCAGCATGTTTATCATGAGTCATGCTTATACAAGATAAATTTCCTCGCCAAAACTTCCACGAGTAATACTCTATCAGTCATCTTTCTGTATTACccttattattatttgtgaataTTATGTAGTTATTTAATGCTACTTACCATGACTTCTAGACAATGGAGATCTACAGAGGGAAGACCCCAGTCACCTCCCCAAATATTCAGTTCCATTGGTCggttcattttcaaaaatgtatgtgTTAATGATTTCTCAACACAAGATTAATTATGTCACTGTCCTTAACTCAACTAGACTACATATCAATAAACTAAACGAACTAGTTTCATCATATGAATGTCGCAACACGCATTGTTAAGAGAACATTGTTGAATAGTCATAACCTCAATTCATCATCCATACGATCATCCATGAAAGCAAACATGTAAATATCGATTTATCGATTGTGACAATTTGCAGACATTGTAGATGTAGCCAACATTCGAGAACTAATATATTACCTACTCATCAAATATACCTACTTCATTGCTTCATCTTGAGGGAAACAAATGAGTTAACAAATTCAATTAAATGCGTGCCGAACTTTCAAACATTATTTGTGAGAAATGAAAGGATATTTACGAAGGAAATAGTGGAACTAATTTGTGACCTATGGTTATTCATGTTCATAATCGAAGTATATCTTTAAGTAGCACGGAGGAAAGTATTTATGTCGATAATTTCAACATGCAAAGAGAGAAAACACTAATGGTTGATACTAGGAACATTGATCAGGTAGATGAGGTTAGGGCTAGTACAGATTAATGAATGTTAGTGAATTCAGActtaattttataacatttttcatcTTCGACTAGTTATTACATATGGTACAATGGTACATACACGTGGCACTTAATAGTGGTAGCTTGTGATTGTGAGTTTTATGTTCCACTGTGTTTTAACCCTCCGCCGGCGTGTAATTGTGTTAATATTGCAAGTTAGTGGTTAGATTAGGGGATAAAGTAAGTGGCACGAGactgaggaatgtgacaaggttagaatgGGGCTAACTGAGCGATAGGAGACAgtggactgtgacaaggttagtcaCATATCTTTATTGTCTCCCTACGTCTGGCCACAGTTGGTGCCGCTAAAGCAAACAGATACTTACTtacgggttttaaggaacccagaggttcattgccgcccttacagaagcccaccatcggtccctatcctgagaaagattaatccagcctctcatcatatcctccctcaaatccattttaatattatcctcccatctacgtctcggcctctccaaaggttttattcccttcggcctcccaagtaacactcaatatgcatttctggattcgcccaaacgtgctatatgccctgcccatctcaaacgtctggatttaatgttcctaatatgtgAGTGcctatgattgaggttctggctgatatgtaggcctatacttattatcaggcagtaatctcacttgacgataggcctatgtgtcagaggaaaatgttatgttttatttaacgacgctccaactgcagaagttatatcagcgtcgctggatgtgccggaattttgtcccgtaggagttcttttacatgccagtaaatctactgacatgagcctgtcgcatttaagcacacttaaatgccatcgaacccggaaccttgggcatagaaggccagtgctataccaactcgccaaccaggtcgacgtgtcAGAGGTAGAACAATTGGTTGTATGcatgtgaagtctgattagtgtagcttaatagctaatcggcgatgtatgcaattgaggaggaaaggaactggccatcctaccccattatctcctgacctagttgcctcataagttgtgccttattggtatcacttgtgaggttcagacatgtcttcggacaattgtctaaacaacaacagcaacagttaggcctatgtcaggtgaagaataaaatgcatttctgcattatgtaattttctccattctcctgtaatttcatccctcttagccccaaatattttcctaagcaccttattctcaaaaacccttaacctctgttcctctcgcaaagtgagagtccaagtttcacaaccatacagaaaaaccggcaatatattgttttataaattctaactttcagcttttttgagagcagactggacgataaaagcttcccaaccgaataataacaggcatttcccatatttattttgcgtttaatttcctcccgagtatcatttatatttgttactgttgctccaagatatttgaatttttccacctcttcaaagaataaatttccaatttttatatttccacaagCCCTATTACCATATGAGCTATAGGGCATAGGGTAAAGGGTATTTTCCGTTATATTTAGACTTATATTTAAGTCTTCTGTGTAGTTTTGGAAGAATTTCAAAGTTTTATCGTCAAATAATAGAGAAAGGTACCATAAGTTTGTAACATTGGTGATtgctgttttctttttaattctgtggtgtataagcttgaattcaattttaatctaattttgtaattgtaaatgtgtCGAATAACTGTATTATTAGTAAGCTCAGTCTACATAGGTAAATATGTGCCAAAGTTGTATCACCGTTATTTGTCAGATGTCGATGTATGCCTATCACCGAGCAAATTTATCACTTTGAATATTCTACTTAGATCTACAATTATGTGGTTGCGagattttgtcactatgggagtAGAGTGTGTTAATTTACACAGGTATAGCTGTGAACTAGAAATGGAGACCTTATACTGAAGGACAGCCATTTACACATTCTATGTAGGTACCATTGTTCTACACTTAATGTACAGACAAGAACTCAGCATTTGATCGCAATATAGGCTACATAGCAAGGTAGGAAGTATTTAAATTGCTAAATTTGTTTGTCACATCCTTTTTAGGCTAATTTTTGTGTTACAGATACGGAAAACAAAACTTACACAAGAAGAATTTAAGCATCGAAAGCGTGATATACTAGATGGAGTGGATTTGAGTCGTAAAGGTTGTATTGATGATCCTATTCAGGGTTTGGTACAATTTATCAACGAAGAAAGTGAATTCGTTACCACAAGCTCTTGTTCAGGAAGAGTTATTCTCTTTTGTGAGGTGAGTCAGTGTGTGATTGTTATTTACTATACTGGTACGTTTTTGTTGTGCCAGTTTATCAGAGGTAGGAGATGAACGAAATGTCATCTAAGGACATCACTGTTTTTACAAGGATTATCTTGAAGATTGTGATGAGTTGACTGATGCAACACTGCACCCTTGTGAAACATATGTACAGGATGGACTCAATTATGTTGTCCTTTTGGTAGAAACCCCAAAGCATTAACggagaaactacaacaaatgaaAGAAATTTCGAGGCACTTGGGAGAGAGAATTAACAACGAGAAGACGAAGTACATGATTTGTGCAAGGGAGAAAGGAAGATTCCAAGGGGTGAGAGACCTGGAATGGGAAAAGGGAAGGTATGAGAGAGCTGGAGAATATAAGTATTTGGGGATACAAGTAACTGAGGACAACGTTAATAAGATTAAGTAAGAATAGCAGCAGGTAAGAGGTGTTAACAAGTTATTTAAATCCTCCAGGCTCTCAAGAAGGCTTAAACTAATTGTGTACCACGTCATAATTCGACCGGTGGTGCTCTACGGATGTGAGACGTGGACACTTACCGAACGAGATAAAAATAGGCTTTGAGTGTGGGAGAGAAAGGTGTTATGGAGGATCTTTGGGGCGATCTGTGAAAGAGAGGAGTGGCATATTAGCATAtagtagaatcccgattatctgtcaccctattaatcgattgtcggattatccggCTTTTTTTAGTGccatttttttttgctgcagaaatagaaatatgcattacaagagtggtatgttgaagttttcatgttcgaggaaaagtttgaaaaagcgaaacgtagttgagtttttttaatttccgagaattgaaagaaaacataccgcacgtgtatcgtacattattttgtgcgaagatcgtttattacatacctctaagaggaatttctaattagttgcaatgaaatctccatcttggtttctgttcaatgacggcaaatttgcaaaacaaatatctatcttcaacattgttgctttaaaatgttttctgtgtttactatactccagcaggccgtgatatacgtctgtcttttttttcccccagtctatgatgagtctggaatcttgttgattttttcacggcttccttaatgttacttgcatcacgaatgcagcaaCTTTagaggagttgtagagtttacttaatttttgcaaatatttaaaaacaataattaacagtgcaatttaggtgaaattgcagcggtaagttttcaatttataattattattatattgaacgtctctaaaaataatatgttaaaagcctaaagcagtaaaatcaatatgtcacttaagcggtaagaagagggaaattgttatgtgtgttaggttgggaatactgaatgtggaattttagactttccatggattggttttgtgtggaaaccaagcaaatacgcacaatctcgcacaaaaattatgaAGTACTGTATGTTTCTACATagggttattacaagcctttacccttacacagtatgtaaTAGGAATGCTTTGCTGTCGGTAATAGAAATAGTTAGTCTACTTATAAAATAGTTACTACAGTACCTGCTTTCAAATAAATTATCCCAAGAACTTCCACAAACCCGCGTACTATTCTGTCATCTTTACTATATTAGTGTGGGCATTTTGTATTATTTCTAAGCAAAATGTCTTCAACAGTTGCCAAAAGAAAACGTGCTGTGTTAATTACAGAGAAAATTACAACTAATTGAGAGATTTGGGAAAGGAGAAACTATGGTTAATGCTTGTTCATAGTAGAAGATTGGCATTAGGCGACAACTTTACGcggtttaataataaaaaaacaaggataaagtgcataaagtatgtaaatctacaatacgAGACTTCTACTATTCCTATCCTTCCACAGACAATCAACCATCGACCTGACCCTTAAGAACTCGTAGTTGACAACCGAATTTTTAGTGAACTCCTGATCAACTACATAGcacgttaaacacaagaccatgaaggaaattacgaaattgtaggTCAAAATATTCTGCACCTGATTTGTGAAAATCTTTTAtgctacggattatccgatttctttgattaaccattcagtccacccccttcattaccacggataatagaggttctactgtaatcagAAACTGTATCAAGACTATGGAGAAATAGACCTGGAAGTGGAAGCAAAGAAAAGACTATTGTACTACTTGGGTCATGTTATGAGAATGGAAGAGGAGAGAGTTCCCAAGAAGACCCTTGATCAATATCCAGAAGGTAGGAGGAAACAAGGGCAACCCAGGAAGAGGTGGATGGATGATGTCAGAGAAGATGTGCAGGTGCTGAAAATAAATTGGTAGAGGTGTGCTGTGGACAAGAAAGATAGGGCAAGAGCTGTAGGAGAGGCCagggtccttcatggactgtagtgccagaagaatg
Proteins encoded in this window:
- the LOC138693223 gene encoding metaxin-1 isoform X1; the encoded protein is MNRPMELNIWGGDWGLPSVDLHCLEVMAYAKFSGVPLQTCVTNNPFWTPNGRLPVFKHGKQVLSSFPEIAAYLRKKNFSADFGLTPKQCAEVVAYTQLLKAQLYLALQYVWWVDTKNYVELIRPWYAKALPLPYNYYYPGRYEREAKTHLEALYDQDDDPLTIESYVYGEAEKCLTTLSVRLGEQDFFFGSHPTSLDATVYAYLAPLLKVPFPSPALQNYLKACSNLVKFVVRITQRYFPYAIQEYEAKKTAEEGTRAKTTDSESDFPNRRRNQILAGLFATVAMTGYALSTGLVQIPDKWQFWSQEHLHENWRHLTLLWRWDRMARALQNWNGRTNVSARDDLGERLDDYEELFESADNEES
- the LOC138693223 gene encoding metaxin-1 isoform X2, which encodes MNRPMELNIWGGDWGLPSVDLHCLEVMAYAKFSGVPLQTCVTNNPFWTPNGRLPVFKHGKQVLSSFPEIAAYLRKKNFSADFGLTPKQCAEVVAYTQLLKAQLYLALQYVWWVDTKNYVELIRPWYAKALPLPYNYYYPGRYEREAKTHLEALYDQDDDPLTIESYVYGEAEKCLTTLSVRLGEQDFFFGSHPTSLDATVYAYLAPLLKVPFPSPALQNYLKACSNLVKFVVRITQRYFPYAIQEYEAKKTAEEGTRAKTTDSESDFPNRRRNQILAGLFATVAMTGYALSTGLVQVSARDDLGERLDDYEELFESADNEES